A single region of the Deltaproteobacteria bacterium genome encodes:
- a CDS encoding RidA family protein, with amino-acid sequence MPKLEVIDPWNFTKRYTFSPAVRKGNLLFISGMTATDNKGNIVGVGDIVAQTRHIFEKMKEVLEAAGSNFDDIVKTVDYVTTQEGYRGTADVRREYFKNGFPAATGIVVKELVRPDALIEIDAIAVLDEKKA; translated from the coding sequence ATGCCGAAACTCGAAGTGATCGATCCCTGGAATTTCACGAAGCGTTACACGTTTTCTCCTGCCGTAAGAAAAGGCAATCTCCTGTTTATTTCCGGTATGACCGCGACAGACAACAAGGGGAACATTGTCGGCGTCGGTGATATTGTCGCACAAACTCGTCATATCTTTGAGAAGATGAAAGAAGTTCTTGAAGCGGCGGGAAGCAACTTTGACGACATTGTGAAAACGGTGGACTACGTCACGACACAGGAAGGCTATAGAGGGACGGCAGATGTTCGGCGTGAGTACTTTAAGAACGGCTTTCCCGCAGCCACGGGTATCGTGGTGAAAGAATTGGTCCGCCCCGATGCGTTGATCGAGATTGATGCGATTGCCGTGTTGGATGAAAAGAAGGCGTAA
- a CDS encoding dehydratase encodes MSTSTKYFEDFHLGEKFSIPAKTMTDAHFLLFAGMTGDNHPIHYDDEYAKTTRFGKRVAHGLLVASMTATGASSLSPLIEGSIIAFVEQSSRFLKPVLIGDTIAPELEVTELIPKSDSGLVRLTTRVKNQRGEIVLEGAHAYLIKKRPNL; translated from the coding sequence ATGTCTACCTCAACCAAATACTTTGAAGACTTCCACCTCGGTGAAAAGTTCTCTATTCCGGCGAAGACCATGACCGACGCGCACTTTTTGCTCTTTGCTGGCATGACCGGAGACAATCACCCGATCCATTATGATGACGAATACGCCAAAACCACACGCTTCGGGAAGCGAGTTGCACATGGTCTCTTAGTGGCTTCGATGACAGCAACCGGCGCCTCTTCCTTATCGCCGCTGATCGAAGGCTCGATTATTGCCTTTGTTGAACAGTCCTCACGATTTCTGAAGCCGGTGCTCATCGGTGATACGATCGCGCCGGAACTAGAAGTGACAGAGTTAATTCCGAAGTCCGACTCCGGGCTCGTGCGTCTCACGACCCGCGTCAAAAACCAACGCGGAGAAATTGTCCTTGAAGGGGCTCATGCCTATCTGATTAAAAAACGACCAAACCTATAA
- a CDS encoding amidohydrolase family protein: MAYDLLLKGGTVIDGTGRPGFIADVAITQDRITAVAPNIAHAQATTVVDARGMVVCPGFIDHHTHYDAQVLWDPLVTCSPWHGVTSIIMGNCGVGLAPCKPKDREALVGDLVNVEGMSLDVLQKGVQWSWESVTEYLDAIAKSGLGINVGLMVPLSPLRQYILGDESKERAATEKEIQQLRVLFRAAMDAGAFGFSTTVLPQHLGFQGRPLPCRLASRDELAALSGVLKELKRGSIEIALTRSPGMLSDDEYELLTFLLMQSERPVTWLGLLQKPEAPPDAWKDALKRVVPLFDRGYLPLGQVPCHYKSARFSLKRPFIFGNFDCWKVVFDRPLAEQKQLYASAEFRTAFREEMKQPRLFTGQWNNMSVFTVNRPELRPLLETDLETLGKQRGKDPLDVFFDLALEDNLDLQFLYEFGQVNPEMLTHPHTLVGLSDGGAHADMRCEAGYSTYLLGTIVREKQMLSVEEAIRRLTSVPAQVFGVPLRGTVAAGMIADLVVFDPDRIACGKQEAVNDFPGGGLRYIEKSSGIAHTIVNGQSLYSHGEQQKRLPGRVLRANVDQ; this comes from the coding sequence ATGGCCTACGACCTATTGCTCAAAGGTGGCACGGTCATCGATGGCACAGGACGACCAGGATTCATTGCTGACGTCGCCATCACGCAGGACCGCATTACAGCGGTCGCACCGAACATCGCCCATGCACAGGCGACAACAGTCGTTGATGCACGGGGAATGGTGGTGTGCCCAGGTTTCATCGATCATCACACGCACTACGATGCGCAGGTATTATGGGACCCATTGGTCACCTGTTCGCCATGGCACGGGGTCACGTCGATCATCATGGGAAACTGTGGCGTGGGATTGGCACCATGTAAGCCGAAGGATCGAGAAGCGTTGGTAGGCGATTTGGTAAATGTCGAGGGCATGTCACTCGACGTTCTCCAGAAAGGCGTACAGTGGTCGTGGGAAAGTGTGACAGAATACCTCGATGCCATCGCAAAGAGCGGCTTAGGCATCAATGTTGGCCTGATGGTACCGTTATCACCGCTGCGACAATACATACTGGGCGATGAAAGCAAGGAACGTGCAGCTACAGAAAAAGAGATCCAACAGCTACGCGTGCTCTTCCGTGCAGCGATGGATGCGGGAGCGTTCGGCTTTTCGACGACAGTGTTGCCACAGCATTTAGGTTTTCAAGGCCGCCCTCTTCCCTGTCGCCTGGCCAGTCGCGATGAGCTTGCTGCACTCTCCGGCGTACTCAAAGAATTGAAACGTGGCTCGATTGAAATCGCGCTCACGCGCAGTCCAGGGATGTTGTCTGATGACGAATATGAGCTGCTAACGTTCTTGTTGATGCAAAGTGAACGTCCAGTCACTTGGCTGGGCTTGCTCCAGAAACCTGAAGCTCCACCGGACGCCTGGAAGGACGCATTGAAACGAGTCGTGCCCTTATTCGATCGCGGCTATTTACCACTCGGCCAAGTTCCCTGTCACTACAAGAGTGCTCGCTTCAGCCTTAAGCGGCCGTTTATTTTTGGCAACTTCGATTGCTGGAAAGTCGTCTTCGATCGCCCATTGGCTGAACAGAAGCAGCTCTATGCTAGTGCGGAGTTCCGTACCGCGTTTCGTGAAGAGATGAAACAACCTCGTCTGTTTACCGGCCAGTGGAACAACATGAGTGTGTTCACGGTCAACAGACCTGAACTCCGTCCACTGTTGGAAACCGACCTAGAGACGTTGGGCAAGCAACGAGGAAAAGATCCACTCGACGTATTTTTTGACCTCGCGCTAGAAGATAATCTTGATCTCCAGTTCCTCTACGAGTTTGGTCAGGTCAACCCAGAAATGCTTACGCATCCACATACCCTAGTCGGACTTTCCGACGGTGGTGCACACGCTGACATGCGTTGCGAAGCAGGCTACTCGACCTATCTGCTCGGAACGATCGTCCGGGAAAAGCAAATGCTGTCGGTTGAGGAAGCAATCCGACGATTGACGTCCGTGCCAGCGCAAGTGTTTGGTGTCCCGCTACGCGGGACTGTGGCTGCCGGGATGATTGCAGATCTCGTCGTCTTCGACCCAGACAGAATTGCCTGTGGCAAACAAGAGGCGGTTAACGATTTTCCTGGTGGAGGGCTGCGTTACATCGAGAAATCGAGTGGCATTGCTCACACGATTGTGAACGGACAATCGTTATATTCGCATGGTGAGCAGCAGAAGAGACTGCCAGGGCGGGTACTGCGGGCGAATGTAGATCAATAA
- a CDS encoding sterol desaturase family protein has translation MTEPTILSSLLTGVLSYVVFSAYASFFEWMLHKYIMHMNAWNYPFTAHALTHHGLFRADYSYHLQREEDKKKVTFAWWNAPGLVLLQSPLLFLAYYFFGWPACIGGVLAMVTDYVLYEWLHWCMHVPQDRWIERTWVFQWLNAHHHYHHLYPFKNLNVVLPLADWVMGTLVPLPARNPTFEQKKAEAA, from the coding sequence CTAACCGGTGTCCTGAGCTATGTGGTGTTTTCTGCATATGCCAGTTTCTTTGAGTGGATGTTGCACAAATACATTATGCACATGAATGCATGGAATTATCCGTTTACGGCTCATGCGTTGACGCATCACGGATTGTTTCGTGCTGATTACTCCTATCATCTTCAGCGTGAGGAAGACAAAAAGAAAGTAACCTTTGCCTGGTGGAATGCCCCAGGACTCGTTCTGCTCCAATCTCCCTTACTGTTTCTTGCGTACTACTTTTTCGGCTGGCCAGCCTGTATTGGTGGGGTGTTGGCAATGGTCACCGACTACGTCCTCTATGAGTGGCTACACTGGTGTATGCATGTGCCGCAGGACCGTTGGATTGAGCGCACCTGGGTGTTTCAGTGGTTAAATGCTCATCACCACTATCACCATCTGTATCCGTTCAAGAACCTCAACGTCGTGTTGCCGTTGGCGGATTGGGTGATGGGAACGTTGGTTCCACTACCGGCAAGAAACCCAACCTTTGAGCAGAAAAAAGCCGAAGCTGCGTAA